In the Streptomyces cinnamoneus genome, CACCTCCGCGTGGCCGGTGGGGTCGCCGGTGGCCTCGCGCTCGTTGCGGCCGCGCCCGATCACGGAGCCGTCCGGAGCCAGCACGACGGCTCCCACCGGCACGTCGCCGGTGCCGGGGGCCCGTTCGGCCTCCTCCAGGGCGGCCCGCATGGCGGGCCGCCACGGATCCCGTACGGGGTCGTGGGGCTGGGTGTGGACGGCTCCGTTCATGGCACCAGTGTGGGCGAGCCCCGCGGAGCGGGCGGCACGGGTGTCAGCGGACGGCCTCCAGCACCTCGCGGCAGCCGAGCGCGTCGGTGATCGTGCCGAGCGCGTCCCCGTCGAGGGCCCGGAGCTCCTTCCCGCTCACCCCGAGGTCCGACAGCAGCTCCCCGTCGCCCAGCGGTCCGGAGGGCGCGCGCTCGGCGGCGTCGCCGTCGCCCTCGTCCTCCTCCGGCTCGCCGTCCTCCGTGCCGTCGAGGTCCAGGCTGTCCAGCTCGTCGTCGGCGTCCTCCTCGCGGCCGATCAGCTCGTCGACGAGCATCGCGCCGTACGAGCTGCGGTTCGCGGCGACGGCGTCCGAGACGTAGACGCGGGGATCGTCCTCGCCGTCCACCCGGACGATGGCGAACCAGCTGTCCTCCTGCTCGATGAGGGCCAGGACCGTGTCGTCGTCCACCGAGTTCTCCCGGGCGAGGTCGACGAGATCGGCCAGGGTTTCGACGTTGTCGAGTTCTGTGTCGCTCGCTTCCCACCCGTCGTCGGTGCGCGCGAGCAATGCGGCGAAGTACACCGTGACTCTCCCACTGGTCATAGGCGGTGCCGGGTCGGACGGGGACCACCCCGCCCACTCGGAATCGTGGCAGAAACATGGGCGTTGCGAGAGGTCTTCCGCGCTGCGTCGTGCAGCAGTCCGAAGAGATGTCCCTCACGCGAGGCCCGTGCGGGGCCCGTACGGGCGCGGCGGGGGCGGCGCGGCGGGGGGCCGTCCCCGCCCCCGGGGCGCGGCCCGTCCGGCCTACCAGCGGAAGGTTCGCATCCGCATCTGCTGGCGCATCCGGGCCGCCCGGGCCCGGCGCGGCTGCACCCTGTCCCGCAGCTCCTTCGCCTCGTTCAGCTCGCGGAGGAACTGGGCGCGTCGCCGTCTGCGGTCCTCGGAGCTCTCCGAGCCGTCCTCCGGTTTCTCCATCCGCTCCGGCCTCGCGGGTTTCCCCCGGGCGGCCGGGCCTTCGGGCTCGCGCGGCGCCCGGGCCTTCTTCAGGAGCCTCTCCGGGAGCTGCTCCTGCCGCTTCTCCTGGGACTTCGTGGTCGTGCGGGGCGTGCGGGCCGCCGGTCCCGTCCCCCGCCTGTCATGGCCAGCCATGGGCAGCACCACCTCGTGCCGAGGTCCTCGCCCGGCGACAGGCCGGGCGTACGTGCCCACTTTCCCCCTAAGTGGTGGTTTGATGCCAGGGCGGCGACAGACCCTCCTCGGGACGCCGAAGAGGTACCGGTGAGCCCCCCGCCGACGTACGGGCGGGCGCCCGGGCCTTGAAGCTCGGTTAATGTCGACGTATGCGGATCCACGTCGTCGACCACCCGCTGGTGGCGCACAAACTCACCACTCTGCGCGACAAGCGCACCGACACCCCCACCTTCCGGCGCCTCGCCGACGAGCTGGTGACCCTGCTCGCCTACGAGGCCACGCGCGACGTGCGCACCGAGCAGGTCAGCATCGAGTCCCCGGTCACCGCGACCACGGGCGTCCGGCTCTCCCACCCGCGTCCGCTGGTGGTGCCGATCCTCCGCGCCGGCCTGGGCATGCTCGACGGCATGGTCCGGCTGCTGCCCACGGCCGAGGTCGGCTTCCTGGGGATGATCCGCAACGAGGAGACCCTGAAGGCCGAGACCTACGCCACCCGCATGCCCGAGGATCTCTCGGGCCGCCAGGTGTACGTCCTGGACCCGATGCTCGCCACCGGCGGCACCCTCGTCGCGGCGATCAACGAGCTGATCAGCCGCGGCGCCGACGATGTCACCGCGATCTGCCTGCTGGCCGCCCCCGAGGGCGTCGAGGTCATGGAGC is a window encoding:
- the upp gene encoding uracil phosphoribosyltransferase — its product is MRIHVVDHPLVAHKLTTLRDKRTDTPTFRRLADELVTLLAYEATRDVRTEQVSIESPVTATTGVRLSHPRPLVVPILRAGLGMLDGMVRLLPTAEVGFLGMIRNEETLKAETYATRMPEDLSGRQVYVLDPMLATGGTLVAAINELISRGADDVTAICLLAAPEGVEVMERELKGAPVTVVTASVDERLNEHGYIVPGLGDAGDRMYGSAG